The following are encoded together in the Glycine max cultivar Williams 82 chromosome 8, Glycine_max_v4.0, whole genome shotgun sequence genome:
- the LOC121175252 gene encoding uncharacterized protein, translating into MFLHILARNLKYRVVHFSYCRSMETISRQFKNVLRAIMKVSKEYLKFHDYNLEGSMENKWRWFKNSIGALDGIHIPVIVVAEDRPRYRNRKGDISTNVLGVCGPDLRFIYVLPGWEGLAGDSRVLHHKNCLHIPNGKYFLVDAGYTNGPGFTNNIGDEVTTIQATEEWTRFCNTLAMNMFATYQIRRNFD; encoded by the exons ATGTTTTTGCACATCCTTGCTCGCAACCTAAAGTATAGAGTTGTGCACTTTAGTTATTGTAGATCCATGGAAACAATAAGTAGGCAATTCAAGAATGTCCTGCGAGCTATAATGAAAGTAAGCAAAGAATATTTGAAGTTCCATGACTATAATCTAGAGGGCTCGATGGAAAACAAATGGAGATGGTTTAAG aATTCGATTGGAGCACTTGATGGAATACATATTCCCGTAATAGTTGTTGCAGAAGATAGGCCTAGATATCGTAATAGAAAAGGTGATATCTCTACAAATGTTTTAGGAGTTTGCGGTCCAGATTTAAGGTTTATATATGTGTTGCCTGGGTGGGAAGGGTTAGCAGGAGATTCTCGAGTTTTGCATCATAAAAATTGTCTCCATATTCCAAATG gtaaatattttcttgtGGATGCGGGGTATACAAATGGCCCTGGAT TTACAAATAATATCGGAGATGAAGTCACAACTATCCAAGCAACTGAGGAATGGACAAGATTCTGTAATACTTTAGCAATGAATATGTTTGCCACCTATCAAATAAGAAGAAACTTTGACTAG
- the LOC100787470 gene encoding protein WEAK CHLOROPLAST MOVEMENT UNDER BLUE LIGHT 1 yields the protein MESTFKDAVSKFGGRIDWKSRRTQSLVEERNKLAEDFRKEEIAEELENTKKLIEELKNSLEKVEKDELEAKKEVEHVILKIEEMEQDIASEASIEAKAKLEAKKSMLTEALLEFEFVERELDSVRKEYASMASGRDIAINNAEETIATSKQIEKAVEDLTTELIATKEELNSTRTAHLEAEEQRLGVVDQDSHNLKLELEGVEKELQRVNEQVLSARVLKSKLESASSLLHDLKAELATYMESKVNEECYKEQKEKLKELKLNIEKTTSDVNSLRAASVSLKSKLEKEKSILTSLKKNEEKALAVVANLQDELEKSRLATTFIQMKENEARKMMTELPKKVQKAAQEADEAKSLAKAAQEEMIEAQEELEQAKAQSSTLESSLLAKHKEIEAAKVVEMLARDAIITLEKSKSAEGNKNDKDSSSMVTLTLEEYHELSRRAYKAEEQANMRIEAANSQIQIARESELRSLEKLKELNEELSVRRESLSIATENFKKANEGKLAVEHELRTWRAEQEKQKKPGELNDEQTSTPTKPAHDSSSPKGKVPSNNIEVGSASDKNKKKKKKKSLFPSKVVMFFAKKKTHPTK from the exons ATGGAATCCACTTTCAAAGATGCTGTGTCCAAGTTTGGAGGAAGAATTGATTGGAAATCTCGTCGAACCCAGAGTCTGGTGGAGGAG AGAAACAAGCTTGCAGAAGACTTTAGAAAGGAAGAAATTGCTGAGGAATTGGAAAACACTAAGAAGCTGATAGAAGAACTCAAAAATAGCTTAGAAAAGGTAGAAAAAGATGAGCTTGAGGCAAAAAAAGAGGTTGAACATGTGATTCTCAAAATTGAAGAGATGGAGCAAGACATTGCTAGTGAAGCCAGTATTGAAGCCAAGGCAAAACTTGAGGCTAAAAAATCCATGCTTACTGAAGCGCTTTTGGAGTTTGAATTCgttgaaagagaactggacTCAGTGCGTAAGGAGTATGCTTCTATGGCGAGTGGAAGGGATATAGCAATCAACAATGCAGAAGAGACTATTGCAACATCCAAGCAGATTGAAAAGGCAGTTGAAGACTTGACTACTGAGTTGATTGCAACAAAAGAGGAGTTGAACTCCACGCGAACCGCGCATTTGGAAGCAGAAGAACAAAGATTAGGAGTTGTTGATCAAGATTCTCACAATTTAAAGTTGGAACTTGAAGGAGTAGAAAAGGAGCTCCAAAGAGTAAATGAGCAAGTTTTGTCAGCCAGGGTTCTAAAATCTAAATTGGAATCAGCTTCCTCCTTACTGCATGATTTAAAAGCTGAATTAGCAACATATATGGAATCAAAAGTAAATGAGGAATGCTATaaagaacaaaaagagaaaCTTAAGGAACTAAAGCTAAACATAGAGAAAACAACTTCTGATGTTAACAGCTTGAGGGCGGCTTCTGTGTCGCTAAAATCGAAACTAGAAAAAGAGAAGTCGATTCTCACTTCCCTTAAGAAAAATGAGGAAAAGGCTTTGGCCGTGGTTGCGAATCTCCAAGATGAACTAGAGAAGTCTAGGTTAGCCACAACTTTCATTcagatgaaagagaatgaagcaAGAAAGATGATGACTGAGTTGCCAAAGAAAGTTCAGAAAGCAGCACAAGAGGCTGATGAGGCCAAATCACTTGCTAAGGCAGCTCAGGAAGAGATGATTGAAGCCCAAGAAGAGCTTGAACAAGCCAAAGCCCAATCAAGCACATTGGAAAGTAGTTTATTGGCAAAACATAAGGAGATAGAAGCAGCCAAGGTTGTTGAGATGTTGGCCAGAGATGCAATCATAACATTGGAGAAGAGTAAATCAGCTGAAGGCAACAAAAATGACAAGGACTCTTCCTCAATGGTGACACTCACACTAGAAGAATATCATGAGCTTAGCAGGAGAGCCTATAAGGCAGAGGAGCAAGCGAACATGAGGATCGAAGCTGCTAATTCTCAGATTCAGATAGCAAGGGAGTCTGaactaagaagcttggagaAGTTAAAAGAACTGAATGAGGAGTTGTCTGTAAGAAGAGAATCTCTCAGCATTGCAACCGAGAATTTCAAAAAGGCCAATGAAGGAAAGTTAGCTGTAGAACATGAATTAAGAACTTGGAGGGCTGAAcaagagaaacaaaagaagCCTGGTGAATTGAATGATGAACAAACTTCTACTCCAACTAAGCCTGCACATGATTCATCAAGCCCTAAGGGAAAAGTTCCTTCAAATAACATTGAAGTTGGATCAGCCTCAGAtaagaacaaaaagaagaagaagaagaagtcatTATTTCCTTCCAAAGTTGTAATGTTCTTTGCCAAGAAAAAAACGCATCCAACCAAGTGA